Genomic segment of Coffea arabica cultivar ET-39 chromosome 1e, Coffea Arabica ET-39 HiFi, whole genome shotgun sequence:
GGAATCCTCACATCGAGCTATCTAATCTCTTTCGCAAACCTTGTTGTATACATATTGGTACCAAGGAGACAAGCAAACGCCGCCGTTGTATGTGCAAAACTCATCGCAGAAGCTCCGGAATGAATCATACTTAAGCAGAAAAACAGATAAAAAGGGGTTCGGAGGAAGGAATTATAAGGCAGAGATCAAGCAAGATAACTATTATTACTTCTATTTCTTATATACGCAGAATTTTCCATGATGTCCCTAGTAGAGTCGGAAAAGGATTGAGTTTAAATTCAATCAGGCTTAATTGATATTGAttgtttgtttcctttttctctttttggaaagagaaataaagcaatttttttttgccctGTTTGGGTGTATAACGATAACGGTAAATTTTATCTTAGTCCAAAGTAACTACCAATGTAGCTTTTGACCAATAAAAGTGTTCCAAATAAAATTACAAAGTACATTAATTCGATATTAAGGCCGATTAAGGTTGTAGAGTCCTTATTTATCCATTCTCATACTTTCGAATTGGTCAAAACTAACGATTGAggaagttggtccaaattgaagTAAAGTTTCTTTGTTTACCCCTCCGATATAaaattttttagggttaaaaacaaaaaaatccatTGTGGTATATCTAATATACAGAAAATCCCCctgtggtttcaaaatatacaacacctcatgttttgaactaaattgtaaactaacaaaattcgttaaatttaacgaaaaTGACGGTTTCGGCCGTTAAACTTATCAGATTCCGTTAAATTTACCGGATTCTGTTAAGTTTTCCGTTAAATGTACCGGAtttcgttaagtttaacgaattttattagtttataatttagttcaaaacataacGCGTcgttttgtatattttgaaatcacggggacttttctgtatattagatatactacagggggctttttttgtttttaacccaatTTTTTATAAGATAATGATCAACATACTGAAACGCCATGTAACAAGGGCAGAATACTTGCCTTATTTTCTTGGCAACTTTGtgaaatggaaataaaatttttgataaGATAATGATCAGCGTATTGAAAAGTCATATCCATCTAGGAATAGCAGAATACTTGCCTTATTTATTGACAACTATCTATTCAATCAGGATTTCTACAGCTTTTCTCCATAGTTATCTATCATTTACTCACTAAGGCTTCTAAAATTATCTGATCACGCTgcaatatgtgtgtgtgtgtgtttgtcaAGTAAATAAACATATTGAAAACTCAAATCCGTTCGGATGCTATACAATGAATCAAATTCCCTTGTACTGAACATTTGGATAGTATAGCAGTGTAAGACGAATTGCAATGAACACTGATAGTGTAGAATGAAACAAAAATCTCTATTAAAGATTATAATGGAAAGATTGTAACGGTTAAACAAATGATCCGATCACTTAGTCAATTCAATTTTAAACTTAATTAAGGTCAATGTAGAGGAACCTAATTCTGTAATATCCCATCTAATATAGCCTATATTTtcactatctttttttttttaagaggaTCAATAATGACTCCTCACATAGTCCCAAAAGAAAAGAGTTTTACCAAAATCAAACTATGCTTCATTGTCACTAGCATTTTCTATAGGGCCACATGCGGGTTTGAAGTATTTACAAATGGTagtcaaagaaattcaaattaCTTGGACAGTGTTAGAGGGAATTTCCTACGATTTAGGAGTACTTATTCAGAATTTGCTGCAGAAGTACGCTTGTGACACCAGATGCTGAGATCTTAGgaaacaccccaaaaaaaatagtagcAAAGAAAATAAGATCAAACTTCAAATTTCTAACTAAACTCGCAGAGGTCCTTTATGGTGGGCTTAAGAACTGAAAAAACTGCATGCCATCCTGCTTGTGTTGGGTGCGCATTATCCCAAAAGAATGCATGTTTGGGTTTTCTACAAACTGTATACATTTGTTTTCCATTGCTATCCACATCTCCACAAGAATAATTTGCTATCCCTTGACAACAAGGAGTTAATGGAGCTTCTGCATGCAATTTTGGTGCAtcaaaccccaaaaaaaaaaaatttgttatcACTACTTCACGAATAGGAAGAGCACAACAACAAGAGAAggcccttcaaaaaaaaaaaaaagggaaaaaaccaTTGTACAAGTTGTTTTCTTGAGAAGAGATTTTTAGACTTGAACTGAGGTAATAACGCACTCTTACATAGTAGCATTGTGTTCTacggaggaaaaagaaagaaaaacaggaaAAGCAACCATATTTTCTGGCATAAGATTTGTGTTAAAAGACGTACATGTAGTGAAAATATAAACTTAAAGCTTGTCTAAGGACCACTgtatactaatttttttttttttttaaaaagactCCTTTATATAAGATTAGGTTTTTTCTAGGATAAGCACACCCAAAAAAAGTAGACCTATtataaaattctaaaaatatccttactctttttttttaataagtaaGAAGATTTAAATTCAGAACCACTTACTTACAACTCTTCCTATCTTAATTACCACCCTACCTTACCTTTCCGCAAATATCACTCTCCCTTACTTCTTATTTCACCTACACTGCACGTTTTTgcttataattttcaaatttttggccCCACTTTTTATCCGCATAGAATAAAAGAATCCACAAGATAAATCCTAGATAACTAAACAGGGTGAACATTTGAAAAACAGAAGAAACAACAAGATCAAGAAAGTAAGATAAAGCACCTTTGCGATCTTGAACATGTTGGATAATTGTAGTGAATGCAGCATCAAGATCAAGAATCTCGAATTGAGTCGATAAGCTCTCATTGTTCAACTGTGCCACAGAATCTGCTAGAATGGAATTATGTAGTATAGACGCCATATTTGCAGTGTAATTACATTGTTTGAAACCACTACTTATTGTAATTACAGGTACACATCCTAATGGTGGCAGCGATCCCACTGCTATTCTCTTCACCCCTAAGTCTGAAATGCGTTTCAAGATTGCTGCAAGTTTTTGCACCACACCAGGGATGAAAGTAATTATGAGATCCTGTGAATGAAAAACTGTTTTGTAAAACCATAATTGCATCAAATTCATTTGCCACTGGTTGTTGTGTTACATCatttattaatttcttttgggtACCCTTACATTTTGTATTTCACAAGAATATAAACAAAGGTGTACCCAAAAAAATATACATGATTCCACATGGGTAAAAGCTTACAATTTCCAGAAGCGGACAAAATTATACATGTATCTTGGGGGCAGGGGTAAAACACAAAGAGCATTCAAAAGTAAAATAGGAGTACCAAAGATTGTAACATATCTACAAGCATTCTATTTTTTTAACCCCAAGTTAGAGGGAGATTTCAAACCTTACAAAAATGGAGAGATAAATGGAAGAACTTGAGAATCTTTAAACTTATGCAAACACTTTACAAAAATTATGGTACTATTCTAGCTTGACTTGATGACAAATTGATTAATCTCCCAAATCCAaatctttttcccttctttctcccTAAATGTTAGCCACACCCCTACGTTTCAGATACTCATCCTATCATCCAAAACCTCTAAAATCTCATTTAGATATCCATCACTTCCGAGAATAGATTCTAATGCtacttacttttcttttttaaaaaacaaaaatgagtaTATGAAGTTCAAAGGGAAATACCATAGATAAATTCAGATTAATTTATGAagtaatatgttattttctattttaaaattAACTTGAACTAAGCTAAACCTATGAAAATGGATCGAATATCATATATAATGCTCCAAAATCGAATGGTTCTGATATATTGTAATTTTACCAAAATGGTGCCTCCTCTTGCTAAAAAAGCAGAATAATCGTTGCCTGAAAGAGTAACTAGAGTCAAAGAGTGTTCAAGGTCGCATTTTGAGTACACCGCTTTCTTGATGAGTTCTTCAAAAAAATCCACTTGGGTGCTGAAATTAGGCACTGAAGACAATGTTTTGCCCACACCAGCCCCTCCAAAGGCAAAATTTATCCCATATTGCAAATCCTTCTTCTGTGCATTCCTCATTCTATATGGCACTGGAGACTTTAGTCCCAAGAAATCCGCTGCTCATTCCTAAATTTACCCAACCAAAACTCAGTACATCATGCAGAAACCAGCATGGAGAATATGCTAATGTCAAAAAACTCATATCATCTAGTTTTGAGAGAGTTCTGCTTAAAATTTATGCatggaaaagaaaattcttggcattAACTGCGATACAtttcaaaatggtaaaatcCCATCTTTCACCAAAAAAACTTATCTACACAAATAAATTAACATAAGATATTTGTAGCTAGGCTGGAAATAAATATTATGTAGTTGACTTACCAATGAAATCAGTCAGGATATGGCCGTCGGAGAATCGGCCGTCTGGCTTGCCTGGAAAAGTCAGTCCATAAGGTTTGTCCTTCCACATTTTTGGGAGATTTCCAGTATCAGCATAGGAGTCTCCGATAACAAAGAGCTTTTCAATCCCATAATTATTTTTACGTGATGATTTCTTACGATAGTGAACCTTCAACACCAAATTCTCCTGCAAAATGTGATAGATATCAAACTCTTGTACAAGAATCTTATACAATCCCTAcctaaaagctaagacaatccCGAGGTTAAGAGTCCTTTTCGTCCATGAAAAGAATTGTGAAGCTCATATAGAGCTAGACGTGAATTTATAAAAGATTCTGTAATTTACCTGAAAATGTACCGTATATCAGTGTTGCAGACAGGAAAAAGAGTTGAACTTTCATGCTGGTGTTGTTTTGAGGAAACGAAGAAAGATAACAGTCATTAGGAATCTTACCCTTTTATAAGTTCGTTTTGGGGtggatttttatgagtaatggtaaaataaatcagatttaaattcaaatataaacgttatcaattttttttaaaatttttacttattattattttttgtatgTGAGAGATCTTGAATTCAAAATCTCTTACTTACAACCCTTCCCACTTTAACACCCAACCCAATCCTCCACCTATCACTCGAATGTTATGTTGAGCAAGCTtgcttatttttaaaataaaaaggaataagaagaaaaagaatgaaaaaataattttaaaagtcattCTAAGTATAAGAATACCaaacaagggaagtgcattaaaatatttaagggtagtattgtcattttaaatgacaagagaggtatgtgtaattttaaaaacctcgagggagctaaatgaaattgttaaaaatctcaagggaagtttttgaaattatccctcgAAACTAAAGTGGGACATATTTTATGCTTTAAGGactaaaccaaattttaaattttaaacacTAAAGTGACCCATTTTGAAGCCAAGGATATATTGGACTAATTCATCTGGAAGATATATAGGAGCATTAATTAAATCTTTATTTGTATTGTTTTCTTAGATCTATTATATTTATCGATTTCAGATCTACATGTATTTGTGTTAtgcttgtttgatatattttctACCATTAGTGCAGATTTGTTTGAATAAAATGatcttttctataaaaaaaaaaaaacattaaaaaacaTATTACGTAAAGTTGTTGCACTAATTTTTTGGGTGCATTGAGTCAATCACAAATAGGTTTTCCATTAACtttttattttcctaatttcacACACATCAAATTACAAAAGTATTAtaacaaatattttaaataataatatt
This window contains:
- the LOC113694537 gene encoding GDSL esterase/lipase At5g03610-like, whose protein sequence is MKVQLFFLSATLIYGTFSEFDIYHILQENLVLKVHYRKKSSRKNNYGIEKLFVIGDSYADTGNLPKMWKDKPYGLTFPGKPDGRFSDGHILTDFIADFLGLKSPVPYRMRNAQKKDLQYGINFAFGGAGVGKTLSSVPNFSTQVDFFEELIKKAVYSKCDLEHSLTLVTLSGNDYSAFLARGGTILDLIITFIPGVVQKLAAILKRISDLGVKRIAVGSLPPLGCVPVITISSGFKQCNYTANMASILHNSILADSVAQLNNESLSTQFEILDLDAAFTTIIQHVQDRKGALSYFLDLVVSSVFQMAFSCCCALPIREVVITNFFFLGFDAPKLHAEAPLTPCCQGIANYSCGDVDSNGKQMYTVCRKPKHAFFWDNAHPTQAGWHAVFSVLKPTIKDLCEFS